A region of Emys orbicularis isolate rEmyOrb1 chromosome 20, rEmyOrb1.hap1, whole genome shotgun sequence DNA encodes the following proteins:
- the ANP32E gene encoding acidic leucine-rich nuclear phosphoprotein 32 family member E isoform X1, giving the protein MEMKKRITLELRNRAPEKVTELVLDNCRSSNGEIEGLNESFKELEFLSMANVELTSLARLPTLSKLRKLELSDNIISGGLEVLAEKCPNLTYLNLSGNKIKDLSTVEALQNLKNLKSLDLFNCEITNLEDYRESVFELLHQITYLDGFDQEDNEAPDSEEEEDEGDEDDDEDEDEAGPPGEYEEDDDEDDGGSDLGEGEEEEEEVGLSYLMKEEIQDEEDDDDYVEERGDEEEAEGVQGEKRKRDPEDEGEEEDD; this is encoded by the exons atggaGATGAAGAAGCGCATCACGCTGGAGTTGAGGAATCGGGCCCCGGAGAAG GTGACAGAGTTGGTACTTGATAACTGTCGATCCAGCAATGGTGAAATTGAAGGCCTGAATGAGTCATTTAAAGAGCTAGAGTTTCTCAGTATGGCCAATGTAGAACTGACATCACTGGCCAGACTCCCCACCTTAAGTAAGCTCCGAAAG TTGGAATTGAGTGACAACATCATTTCAGGAGGCCTGGAAGTCCTGGCAGAAAAATGTCCGAATCTCACATACCTAAATCTAAGTGGCAACAAAATCAAAGATCTTAGCACTGTGGAAGCCCTT CAAAATCTTAAAAACTTGAAGAGTCTCGACTTGTTCAATTGTGAGATCACAAACCTGGAGGATTACAGAGAAAGCGTTTTTGAGCTGCTTCACCAAATCACATACCTAGATGGATTTGATCAGGAAGATAACGAGGCACCTGACtcagaagaggaggaagatgagg GAGATGaggatgatgatgaagatgaggatgaagcTGGTCCACCAGGAGAGTATGAAGaggatgatgatgaagatgatggAGGTTCAGATTTGGGGGAGggtgaagaagaggaggaggaagtgggcCTTTCATATCTGATGAAAGAGGAGATTCAG GATGAAGAAGATGACGACGACTATGTTGAAGAAAGAGGTGATGAGGAAGAAG
- the ANP32E gene encoding acidic leucine-rich nuclear phosphoprotein 32 family member E isoform X4 translates to MEMKKRITLELRNRAPEKVTELVLDNCRSSNGEIEGLNESFKELEFLSMANVELTSLARLPTLSKLRKLELSDNIISGGLEVLAEKCPNLTYLNLSGNKIKDLSTVEALQNLKNLKSLDLFNCEITNLEDYRESVFELLHQITYLDGFDQEDNEAPDSEEEEDEEGDEDDDEDEDEAGPPGEYEEDDDEDDGGSDLGEGEEEEEEVGLSYLMKEEIQDEEDDDDYVEERGDEEEAEGVQGEKRKRDPEDEGEEEDD, encoded by the exons atggaGATGAAGAAGCGCATCACGCTGGAGTTGAGGAATCGGGCCCCGGAGAAG GTGACAGAGTTGGTACTTGATAACTGTCGATCCAGCAATGGTGAAATTGAAGGCCTGAATGAGTCATTTAAAGAGCTAGAGTTTCTCAGTATGGCCAATGTAGAACTGACATCACTGGCCAGACTCCCCACCTTAAGTAAGCTCCGAAAG TTGGAATTGAGTGACAACATCATTTCAGGAGGCCTGGAAGTCCTGGCAGAAAAATGTCCGAATCTCACATACCTAAATCTAAGTGGCAACAAAATCAAAGATCTTAGCACTGTGGAAGCCCTT CAAAATCTTAAAAACTTGAAGAGTCTCGACTTGTTCAATTGTGAGATCACAAACCTGGAGGATTACAGAGAAAGCGTTTTTGAGCTGCTTCACCAAATCACATACCTAGATGGATTTGATCAGGAAGATAACGAGGCACCTGACtcagaagaggaggaagatgagg AAGGAGATGaggatgatgatgaagatgaggatgaagcTGGTCCACCAGGAGAGTATGAAGaggatgatgatgaagatgatggAGGTTCAGATTTGGGGGAGggtgaagaagaggaggaggaagtgggcCTTTCATATCTGATGAAAGAGGAGATTCAG GATGAAGAAGATGACGACGACTATGTTGAAGAAAGAGGTGATGAGGAAGAAG
- the ANP32E gene encoding acidic leucine-rich nuclear phosphoprotein 32 family member E isoform X2 encodes MEMKKRITLELRNRAPEKVTELVLDNCRSSNGEIEGLNESFKELEFLSMANVELTSLARLPTLSKLRKLELSDNIISGGLEVLAEKCPNLTYLNLSGNKIKDLSTVEALQNLKNLKSLDLFNCEITNLEDYRESVFELLHQITYLDGFDQEDNEAPDSEEEEDEEGDEDDDEDEDEAGPPGEYEEDDDEDDGGSDLGEGEEEEEEVGLSYLMKEEIQDEEDDDDYVEERGDEEEEGVQGEKRKRDPEDEGEEEDD; translated from the exons atggaGATGAAGAAGCGCATCACGCTGGAGTTGAGGAATCGGGCCCCGGAGAAG GTGACAGAGTTGGTACTTGATAACTGTCGATCCAGCAATGGTGAAATTGAAGGCCTGAATGAGTCATTTAAAGAGCTAGAGTTTCTCAGTATGGCCAATGTAGAACTGACATCACTGGCCAGACTCCCCACCTTAAGTAAGCTCCGAAAG TTGGAATTGAGTGACAACATCATTTCAGGAGGCCTGGAAGTCCTGGCAGAAAAATGTCCGAATCTCACATACCTAAATCTAAGTGGCAACAAAATCAAAGATCTTAGCACTGTGGAAGCCCTT CAAAATCTTAAAAACTTGAAGAGTCTCGACTTGTTCAATTGTGAGATCACAAACCTGGAGGATTACAGAGAAAGCGTTTTTGAGCTGCTTCACCAAATCACATACCTAGATGGATTTGATCAGGAAGATAACGAGGCACCTGACtcagaagaggaggaagatgagg AAGGAGATGaggatgatgatgaagatgaggatgaagcTGGTCCACCAGGAGAGTATGAAGaggatgatgatgaagatgatggAGGTTCAGATTTGGGGGAGggtgaagaagaggaggaggaagtgggcCTTTCATATCTGATGAAAGAGGAGATTCAG GATGAAGAAGATGACGACGACTATGTTGAAGAAAGAGGTGATGAGGAAGAAG